The Triticum urartu cultivar G1812 chromosome 6, Tu2.1, whole genome shotgun sequence genome includes the window ATTCGTGAAGACTCTGCCACCACACtaactcagcagccagccagcGTGGCGCTACACGCCTCGTCAGTTCGGACGCGCATCGAAGCCAGGCGAGGCagcgacagctgggacgagcttccttgctGTCCCCGATAAAGTAAGAAGGGCaagtcggcagcgcattaaatgcgtttgtcttACGGTGCCAGGAGATAGACTTGACTACTGTATATagctttccacctcctgtgtgccacggtggcagcccctttgactataaaaggaggctcgCGGCATACTGAGAGAGGATTCGGATTTTTTGGACCCTGCACGccttgtagctagtccaagaacaccagataaacaaaaccagcaggagtagggtattacgcatcacttgtggcccgaacctggataatccTCCCGCGTTAATCTCTCAAtcccgctctttccacagccccgcTCCCGCCAAACATAGCAAAAAGGGATTCCTCGTGATCCAgtaggtgtcgtttcccccgaCATACACCGGTGCTTCGTCGACTATGTCCATACAGACAAACTCGAGGAGGATTGGAGCCCCGATGACAAACTCGAAGAAGAAGCGCCGCCATCCGCCCGAGCACCGCACCTGCGAGGACTAATAAACCCTAACCTAAACTACTAGCCAAAGCGAGGCACCGGGATTTTTCTCCCTACCACCAGCCGCCAGAGCGGCAGGCAAAGGGAAGTCGAATTTATGGGCTCGCCGGTGAAGTCTGGAGGGGAGAGTTTGCCGTAACCATCTAGGGTTAGTTAATCAGCAGGATTGGTGCCCAATCTTAGTTTTTTCCGGGGAGATGTTGTTTTGCATATTTGTTCTCAGGGTACTAAATCCCGATAGGGAAACTTTCTAGAGCACACGTGACCCCCTTCCTTCCACAGGGGAGATCTACGCCTTGGGATGGTGATTTGGTGGTAGAGCGGATGAATAGAAGAGCATAGAAAAGGCAACGCCAAAGGGAGACAGAGCGAGGCGGAGGAGGGTCGCAAGCTCAGATCATGCAGGAAAAACGACGTGGGGAAATTTTCCACGAGTATCGAGGTGTGGGACCTCTACTCGAGGAAAGAGCGGGGTTCGGGCAGGCCTACCTCAAACTGGTAGTCGAAATGTCGAGCTCGTTTCCCTGGTGAATGTCTCTGCGTGGGTTTCGACCCCTTGGGTAAACGCAAGGATCCGAGGGGAACCCAAGCAACCTATAAATATTGACATGATTTGCAAGTTCTATCCCTCAGATCAAACAACTTGTATAACCACTCAATTCTATCTGTAACCAAACAAATGGTATAACAAAACCGAGTTCTATAAATATTGACATGATTTGACAGTTATTTTGCCACCAAAATCAACATGTAATTTGAATAGTGCCTTTTGTAACGTCAGTCTATAAATATTAACATGATTTGCCAGTTATGTTGCTGTCAGAATCAACATGTACTTTTATGTTGTAGTTATGAGCTAATCTCACCAACTCAATAAAAAGGGTCATCATAAGGAAGATACACAGAAGTATCTGGGTGCTCCACCCCCTATACGAAAATTAAATTCAAAAAATACCaggaaaagtaaaaaaaatcTGAAATCTTAGGATCTCAAACCTTGGCGCCCAATCTACTCCTGTATGAAGTTTCATAGAATTTCATATCCCAAAACCCcatattttttaaattttctaGTATTTTTTAAAATAATGTTTATACACGGGTGCGGAGCACTCAGGTGCTGCAAATCCTCTTCGGTCACCACAACTCCTATCTATCACTCATCCTTTGAACCAAACACACAAATGATTATCTTCAACCACTTGCACATCCTACCCAACGAAATAGAAAAAGAAGATATCCCTAAACAACTGGTTGGGGAACCTAACCCGAGGGTGCATGCATGCAGCACTAGGCTGCAACACTGTCGCGCCCAACAATTTTGTGCGCTGTCATCGTGCCCTACGCCCTCAAGCCGCCCCTAAGCGCCCAGATCCAGCCACCCTCAACCTCAGGCCGGCACTGCCGCACGCCTCCGGCCACCTCCGCATAGCCGTCGTCGTAGTCCTTGTGCGAGGAGAGAGAGGTGAAGAAGGGGATTCGGTCTGTTTGAGCAAATGAGTCGTCGGATTTTTAGCCATGAGGTAAATGATGAACAgtcctttggtttgtaggatttttgtaggaattctataggataggatttgcaaaggaaaaattcctttgaagccctttggtttgtaggaatggattcctattcctatgtaggataggaatcaatccttcacgttttgaaggaaaaaaaacattagcctagactcaatggaaaaaaatcctatcctatgcaccaaatgacatctctttctctatagaaattgacatgcatgtcatctcacttcctatgattttcctattcctataaaatttctatcctaggcctcctttggttcatagggtagaaAAATCGTAGAAATAGGAAAgtcataggaaatgagatgacatgtatctcaaatcctatgagtaggaacaGGAAAAGAGATGCCCTTTGATTCACatcataggattttttccattgagtctaggctaatgtttattttcctatgaagggcctctttgattcgtaggattttgaaAACGTAGTAATAGGAAAAGTGTAGGGTTGGAGTGGCAATGCCCATTTGAATCCTATAGAATTATCAATGATTGTTTGATGTCACGGAAAAAACAAAGGAATTGTAaaaagaggttggagtggatgttaaatttcctatgaaatgtagtacaaaagattccataggaaaaattcctatgggATCCAATCATATGAATCAAAGGACCAACATAGGAAAAAATCCTAAGAATTTCAATCCTCCAGAAATCCTATAAAATTCCTTTAAATCAAAGAAGCccgaaatgtggaggataggaagaattcattcataggaataggattccattcctacaaaccaaaagGCTCTAAAGGAATTTTTTCTATAGAAATCTTATCCTATGAAATTTTTACAAGATTCCTCTAAACCAAAGAAGACCTTAAAGTTTAAAAAAGCATGTACAACGCAAGCCATGTGCATGCGTTCATAAAGACGAGTGTGTGTGCGTATGTGAATATTTATAACTGTACTATGTTTAAAAAAATACAAGTCAAAGGTAGCATGAACGCCAAGTGCAAAGCCAAGCTTTTTTAATGGATAATCTGCGTACTGCGTATTAGGTGAAGTTACCGACCAGGCCACGTGGACCGCAGCTgttctagagagagagagagagggagagagagatctgAGGAGTCAGGTTGGTAGCCCTGAAGAACCCTCTCGCAGGCAACCGGAAGGGGAGAGATCCGAGGTAGGCAACCCagcaaattctttcttggtttctCCAATCTCTGATTCCATATGATCCGATCCTAATACGAGGGGAAAACAAGACCATTTCTTGGTTTCGTTTCTGCCGTAGTACTACAACATGGCTTGACGATGACAATTCGTCTTGGTCCTCCGTTGGATTCCATAGTAGGGTAGGATTAACCTCCTGGAATGTCGATGGATATCATGTATCATCAATAGATAGAAAGGGGTTCAGCCCATATTGAAATAGTTCCTTAATCCTTTCTTGCTTGATTGCAAACTGAACTTCTTTTGGGTGGGTGGATTGAATTCCCCAATTTGCTTAACTGATTCTAGAAGGAAACTGCTAAATCTGCATGATCCCCATTACTAACATGAGTGCAAGACATCTTTGCAGGGGCTGGCAGCTGAGATGAGTGGAGGGCATGGTGATGCTGGGATGGCTTCAGGTAGAGACCTTTTCAGAACAGTATATATACAGCAGGACTGACTTATCTTGGAGTTGCAAAGGAAATGCAGGAGTAAACGGCATATAGCGTGTTCGCTTCTTCTTTTTCGTCATTGGGCCGCTTTGTTACTACTCCAGTTAATAGTTCTTGAATTCAAACATTTTTACACGCATGGTGGTAAATATCACTGCCGCGCGCCCACTCCGTCGCGCCAATGCAGCACCCTTGTTGTGGTAGTGTTGTTTGGCAAAAACTAGTTAGTTTCTAAAAAATAATATGGTTGGGCATGTGTGCGGTGTGGCAATGTTCGTGTGACACAAGACTGAGAATTACTTGTGGAGCAGTGAGCACTATTGTAAATGAATTAGGGAGAGATTTAAAAGAATGTTAGCAGTCATGCGCGGACTTGGGATATACACAGATATGTGTATCTCTTAGATATTTGAGTGCTGGCTATTAAGATCAAATCAGGTCACTTGCCCAATCCATCTTGCACCGTGAACTCAAATTTCACCTTTGAATTGCAGGTAAGATGGCAAAGCTGAAGGagttattgcagaaaagtgaaaATCGCATTTGTGCTGACTGCAGTGCACCTGATCCCAATTGGGCGTGAGTCACGATTTAAGCTATCATTATTCAAACAGTAATGACTAGCTAGTTATCAGCCTGATTCTCATTGTTTCTGACATTTTATACGTACCCCCTTTTGGTTCTGATATGCTTTTGCACAAGAAAGTACTAGAATTTTCTTTATTTTTGTTTATTCACTCATGTTTCGTTGCAAATAACCGAGTATTTCCTTACAGGTCAGCTAATATTGGAGTATTCATATGCGTAAAATGTTCTGGCGTTCACAGAAGTCTCGGTACACATATCTCAAAGGTTAAACTAGCTGCAACTCAATGATAATCTTATGTGTGTATTTATcccttttaaaaaaaattatCAACCAGTAAGTGTGTAAACTAGTACTCCCTCAGTCCCGAATTACTTGTCACAGAAATGAATAAAattggatgtatctagaactaaaaatacgtctagatacatccatttttgcGACAAGTAATTTTGGACGGAGGAATTATTAACATTGCAACCAATGTTTGTAGTTGCAAGTAGCACGCATCATGTAAGATAGCTGCAGGATAGAACACACTTACCTTCATTACCATATCAGTTTTGTTGCGATTTAACTGTTGGGAATGAGCTGATTTATAGAATCAATGAGTTCCAAACAAGTCGTAAGTTAACCTTTTTTTCCCTTGGCCCAGGTCATGTCAGTGACACTAGATAAGTGGTCTGACGATGAAATTGACTCGATGGTAGAAGTTGGTGGAAACTCGCAAGCCAACGCAATCTATGAGGCCTTCCTCCCAGAAGGCTACCGCAAGCCACACCCAGATTCCGCCCAGGAAGAGCGACAAAAGTTTATCAAGTATTTCATCTTGTTTCTCAGATGGAACTTCCTTATGGTTCAGTTTATACCTTGCAGTTTCCAGTTTGATCGCCTAGCATAACTTAGCAAATGGTTGTATACCTTGCAAAAACTCCATAAAGGGCATTTACAATCCGATCGATAAAATGGTTCGTTCATGAACTCCATATTACTACCACTGTTAACTACTGTCTCAATGTTTCAGGTCCAAATATGAACTTCAAGAATTCCTGGAGCCAAGCTTACGGATCGTCTCTAATCATCCTAGCGATGCCGGAAAACAAGCATCCAACTCACATTCTGGTAGCTCCAAGAGTGAGGCAAGGCTGCCCCAAGATTGAAAATTAAGTAATTAAGACAATCTCTTTGTTTCTTAGGATGTTATACATATCACATGTTCCTCCTCTCCGCAGATTGGCATGGTTGAGTTCATCGGGATACTGAATGTCAAAGTCATTGGAGGCACCAAATTAGCTATCAGAGATATGTCTAGCAGCGACCCTTATGTTGTCTTGACCCTGGGACAACAGGTAATCACATAGCAAAGTCTTGTTGACATCGAGATTTCGACATTCTTGCAGAGTCATTTAGCAAATCTGAAAATGTGAGCGTTGTTGTGTACAGAAAGTACAGACTTCAGTGATCAAAGGAAACCTGAACCCTGTCTGGAATGAAGAACTCAAGCTCTCTGTTCCTCAGAAGTACGGGCCTCTGAAGCTGGTAACAATAATCTCATGAGAACCTTAGCACTAAGAAACAAACGCAAAACTCAGATCTAATCTTATGGCCAAAAATTACATTTCTAACTAGATCCTTTTGTTATCAACTCTTGACCACAACTAGCAAGTGTTGGACCACGACATGGTGTCCAAGGACGACCTGATGGGGGAGGCCGAGATCGACCTGCAGCCCATGATCAATGCGGCAGCATCGTTTGGAGATCCAGAACTGCTCGGCGACATACAGATCGGCCGGTGGCTCAAGTCCAACGATAACGCTCTAACCGCCGACAGCGCTGTCATGGTGACCGGAGGCAAGGTGAAGCAGGAGGTCTCCCTGAACCTGCAGCACACCGAGTCGGGGGAGGTGACGGTGGAGATGGAATGGATGGCTCTAAACATTTAGAGAATCCGGGTACGATGGCAAATTTGTATTTTGATTTGTATTTCGCTGCAAAGGATCCATTGAATCGACTTTTTTTGGGAAAAATAATAATTTTTGCTACTAGTAGTAGGCAATAGCAAACATAATTTGAACTCAAGTTTCAAAGAGCAAAAGCAGTTTCGGTGAATGCAGTCAGGCAGTCAGCAGCCAGGAGTGTCGACAAATAGTTACGCCATCTGATTCAAAATAAAGGTCATGGAATTAAAATCACGACACTTATTTTAAATCAAAGAGTATTAAAAGAAAAGAGTGTCAACAAACAATGCTCCGCCCACCATACAATCTAGGTGATGTAGTGAAAAATTGTAGAGAAAGCAAATGGTGTCCAAAGAGATCTCGTCGATAGTGATGATGACATAGTGGTTATATAGGAAAAGCAACTAATTAAAAGGAGTTCCGCTAGGATAGCCACGCTCCCGCCGCTGGCCGCTCCGGCCCCGGCGGCCACCAAATCCGGCCGCATGGCCCGCTCCCCCACCCCCCGCTCGCGGCGGGCCCCTCCCGGTGCTGCTCCCCCTCCTCTGGCGGCACCCCTCGGCCTGGCAGTCCCTCTCGGCC containing:
- the LOC125517391 gene encoding ADP-ribosylation factor GTPase-activating protein AGD12-like; the encoded protein is MSRRIFSHEGLAAEMSGGHGDAGMASGKMAKLKELLQKSENRICADCSAPDPNWASANIGVFICVKCSGVHRSLGTHISKVMSVTLDKWSDDEIDSMVEVGGNSQANAIYEAFLPEGYRKPHPDSAQEERQKFIKSKYELQEFLEPSLRIVSNHPSDAGKQASNSHSGSSKSEIGMVEFIGILNVKVIGGTKLAIRDMSSSDPYVVLTLGQQKVQTSVIKGNLNPVWNEELKLSVPQKYGPLKLQVLDHDMVSKDDLMGEAEIDLQPMINAAASFGDPELLGDIQIGRWLKSNDNALTADSAVMVTGGKVKQEVSLNLQHTESGEVTVEMEWMALNI